Proteins encoded by one window of Desulfomonilia bacterium:
- a CDS encoding SurA N-terminal domain-containing protein encodes MLSYMRKHSKGWMIKIIFGAIILTFVMWGGSSYLNREASKVAKIDKHIISDDVYRKAYDNTIEAYKQQYGNFFSDEMIKMLDLKNRVLEQLINNYVLEVEAQKMGIRITKEDLRDSIRKLPVFSTNGGFDMDKYNQILEYLRLTPAEFEDQQRNDMIRQRLKDIVTDNVHVSKQEVEAAYHQKEDIFDLNLICFTPDQFKSSVKVDEAVIKAWYESHKDSYKIPPKTKISYIIFDTAKTAQSVVIPDKVKRDYYNEHISDFTLPAKVHGRQILINVPKTSDEKMVKEKEKDAQKIAEEAKKGADFAELARKFSQDPVTAKNGGDLGMAEKDKLPEGLGDTLFSMKPGDVKGPLRTGTGFRIVKLEAKIDEKARPFEEVELIITEKLTAREAKDKSYDEAQNAFSAIFEDPKTDIAAYAKKKELELKEFGPFAENEQLALPMGAKVAKDAATRQEGDLGDVIDTGTGYMVYKVTGRINARIPELAEVRERVVADATSNKTVEAAKSYASQLAAKGAAALNAMPHETTGTFKRSDGMIPMLGSDPKIKDDLDSLNIPKEYTINGKSCVVWLNHFVKADPAGLTPEKATSIRADLLRKGKEAVFEDFINSAKKKHKIEIVHEKLK; translated from the coding sequence ATGCTCAGTTACATGAGGAAGCATTCCAAAGGGTGGATGATAAAGATCATTTTCGGTGCGATTATTTTGACATTTGTCATGTGGGGAGGAAGTTCATACCTCAACCGTGAGGCCAGCAAGGTAGCCAAGATAGACAAACACATCATATCAGATGATGTGTACCGGAAGGCATATGACAATACAATCGAAGCATACAAGCAGCAGTACGGCAATTTTTTCAGCGATGAGATGATAAAGATGCTGGACTTGAAAAACAGGGTGCTTGAACAGCTTATCAACAATTATGTCCTGGAGGTCGAGGCACAGAAAATGGGTATCAGGATTACGAAAGAAGACCTTCGGGACTCTATAAGAAAACTGCCGGTTTTTTCGACCAACGGCGGTTTTGACATGGATAAATACAACCAGATTCTGGAATATCTGAGGCTTACGCCTGCGGAGTTTGAAGATCAGCAGAGAAACGATATGATAAGACAAAGGCTTAAGGACATAGTGACTGACAATGTCCATGTATCAAAACAGGAGGTAGAGGCGGCATACCATCAGAAGGAAGACATATTTGATCTGAATTTGATCTGTTTTACACCGGATCAGTTTAAATCAAGTGTTAAAGTGGACGAGGCTGTAATCAAGGCCTGGTACGAGTCACACAAGGATTCATATAAGATTCCGCCCAAAACAAAGATATCCTATATAATATTCGACACTGCGAAAACTGCCCAGTCTGTCGTTATACCGGATAAGGTAAAACGGGACTACTACAATGAGCATATTTCAGACTTTACCCTTCCTGCAAAGGTTCATGGAAGACAGATACTTATAAACGTACCCAAGACTTCAGACGAAAAAATGGTTAAGGAAAAGGAGAAGGATGCACAGAAGATCGCAGAAGAGGCAAAAAAAGGTGCTGATTTTGCCGAGCTTGCCAGAAAGTTTTCTCAGGACCCTGTAACCGCAAAGAATGGCGGCGACCTCGGAATGGCTGAAAAGGATAAGCTTCCGGAAGGACTTGGAGACACGCTCTTTTCCATGAAGCCCGGAGATGTAAAAGGTCCGCTTCGGACCGGTACCGGGTTCAGGATAGTAAAGCTTGAAGCAAAAATCGATGAAAAGGCAAGGCCTTTTGAAGAGGTCGAGCTCATAATTACTGAGAAACTCACAGCCAGAGAAGCCAAGGATAAATCATATGATGAAGCCCAGAATGCATTTTCGGCCATTTTCGAAGACCCGAAAACCGATATTGCCGCCTATGCAAAAAAGAAAGAGCTTGAGCTGAAGGAATTCGGACCGTTTGCTGAAAACGAACAGCTGGCACTCCCCATGGGAGCAAAGGTTGCAAAAGATGCGGCAACCCGTCAGGAAGGCGATCTTGGAGATGTCATTGATACAGGCACAGGGTATATGGTGTACAAGGTAACAGGCAGGATTAATGCCAGAATCCCGGAGCTCGCCGAGGTAAGGGAAAGGGTTGTTGCCGATGCAACAAGCAACAAGACAGTCGAGGCCGCGAAAAGTTATGCATCCCAGCTTGCAGCAAAAGGGGCGGCGGCACTTAATGCAATGCCTCACGAAACGACAGGCACATTCAAGCGCTCAGACGGCATGATCCCCATGCTTGGCAGCGACCCCAAGATCAAGGACGATCTGGACAGCCTTAATATACCAAAAGAATACACCATTAACGGCAAATCCTGCGTGGTATGGCTCAATCACTTTGTCAAGGCCGATCCTGCAGGCCTTACTCCAGAGAAGGCAACTTCCATCAGGGCCGATCTTCTAAGAAAGGGAAAAGAGGCCGTTTTCGAAGATTTCATAAATAGCGCAAAGAAGAAACACAAGATAGAAATAGTACATGAAAAACTGAAGTAA
- a CDS encoding ATP-binding protein, which yields MDYKRPLLKTLQAIFSKKSPVIHAIIGPRQVGKTTIAKQLQESIEYPSIYASADSPVQLDYSWIETQWRRAGAELDSSGGPVLLILDELQKVPGWSETLKILWDGRNAKKDIRVLILGSSALLMQEGLTESLAGRFLLHRCTHWGYSECRQAFGWGLEKWLYFGGYPGASVFVDDEPTWKRYISDSLIETVLARDVLQMSRITKPALLRHLFALAATLPAQTVSYTKMLGQLHDAGNTTTLAHYIRLLEAAFLLSGLEFFSKGVQRKRGSSPKLVVWNNALINALSTKSFSETIGDSIWWGRIVENAVGAHLCNNLNSVEYSITYWREKNYEVDFIISRGSKLWAVEIKSGRSGKMVGLQRFREAYPKTSAMLVGGAGIPLEEFFSRDPMEWFS from the coding sequence ATGGATTACAAAAGACCTCTTCTTAAAACACTGCAGGCAATATTTTCAAAAAAATCGCCTGTCATACATGCAATCATAGGCCCTCGCCAAGTAGGGAAAACTACTATTGCAAAACAGCTTCAGGAGTCCATCGAATACCCGTCAATCTATGCATCAGCAGACTCGCCGGTTCAGCTTGATTATTCCTGGATTGAAACGCAGTGGCGAAGGGCAGGCGCCGAGCTTGATTCAAGCGGCGGCCCGGTGCTGCTGATCCTTGATGAACTTCAAAAGGTTCCAGGCTGGAGCGAGACTCTGAAAATACTATGGGATGGCCGCAATGCAAAAAAAGACATTCGAGTGCTTATCCTTGGATCATCCGCCCTTCTGATGCAGGAGGGTTTGACTGAAAGCCTTGCCGGAAGATTTCTACTGCACAGGTGCACCCACTGGGGCTATTCGGAATGTAGGCAGGCTTTTGGCTGGGGCCTTGAAAAATGGCTTTACTTCGGCGGGTATCCCGGGGCTTCGGTTTTTGTTGATGATGAGCCGACCTGGAAACGTTATATTTCTGATTCCCTTATCGAAACAGTCCTGGCAAGGGATGTTCTCCAGATGAGCAGAATTACGAAACCCGCCCTTTTGAGGCATCTCTTTGCACTTGCGGCGACCTTGCCCGCCCAAACGGTTTCATATACAAAAATGCTTGGCCAGCTGCATGATGCAGGAAACACGACAACACTGGCTCATTATATCAGGCTGCTTGAAGCGGCTTTTCTTTTGAGCGGACTTGAGTTTTTTTCAAAAGGCGTTCAGCGCAAAAGGGGCAGCAGCCCGAAACTTGTGGTGTGGAACAATGCATTAATAAATGCCCTCTCGACCAAGTCCTTTTCCGAAACAATAGGGGACAGCATCTGGTGGGGCAGGATTGTTGAAAACGCTGTTGGCGCACATCTATGCAATAACCTTAATTCAGTTGAATACAGTATTACATACTGGCGGGAAAAAAATTACGAAGTTGATTTTATTATATCAAGAGGCTCAAAATTATGGGCTGTTGAAATCAAGAGCGGCCGTAGCGGTAAAATGGTCGGGCTGCAACGTTTCAGGGAAGCCTATCCCAAAACATCGGCAATGCTTGTGGGTGGTGCTGGCATCCCTCTGGAAGAATTTTTCAGTCGGGACCCGATGGAATGGTTCAGTTAA
- a CDS encoding radical SAM protein, translated as MKCSLCPIRCGADRSSERGLCGAGGGMRVSAVVIHKGEEPPLVTGSGSGAIFFPGCPLKCPYCQNSQISHKNLGCDVSPDRLSSYMIEFQEMGCSNINLVTPTHYADELILSLDAAKSKGLVIPVVLNSSGYEDIKTLKMLSPHIDIYLMDMRYGSNEAGLFIGGIPDYWARAMDAVEFAWREKGPIKTDKTGRALSGLIVRHLLMPGMLSKPFSVLDFLACLSLKVPLSLLSQYNPRFYTGEIPEMKRAVTYEEYQAVLSRAIELGFETIYAQDIDSQESYAPDFTNFYPFGDGINLLMRDNMKLYEP; from the coding sequence ATGAAATGCTCGCTCTGTCCTATCAGGTGCGGGGCCGACAGGTCTTCTGAAAGGGGTCTGTGCGGTGCGGGCGGCGGCATGCGCGTATCAGCCGTTGTCATCCACAAGGGAGAAGAACCGCCTCTGGTAACGGGTTCAGGTTCGGGTGCAATATTTTTTCCGGGATGCCCGCTCAAATGCCCATACTGCCAGAACAGTCAGATAAGCCACAAAAACCTCGGCTGCGATGTTTCCCCTGACAGGCTTTCATCATACATGATTGAGTTTCAGGAAATGGGTTGTTCAAACATCAATCTCGTAACCCCGACGCACTATGCCGATGAACTGATTCTTTCGCTCGACGCCGCAAAAAGCAAAGGCCTTGTTATCCCTGTCGTGCTTAATTCTAGCGGATATGAAGATATTAAGACTCTCAAAATGTTAAGTCCCCATATTGATATTTATCTCATGGACATGCGTTACGGAAGCAACGAGGCAGGCCTTTTTATCGGAGGCATTCCGGACTACTGGGCAAGGGCGATGGATGCGGTTGAATTTGCCTGGCGTGAAAAAGGTCCTATAAAGACGGATAAAACAGGCCGCGCCTTATCAGGCCTTATAGTAAGGCATCTCCTCATGCCTGGCATGCTGTCAAAACCCTTCAGCGTACTCGATTTTCTTGCCTGCCTTTCGCTTAAGGTACCGTTAAGCCTGCTTTCCCAGTACAATCCGCGCTTCTACACCGGCGAAATCCCGGAAATGAAACGAGCCGTCACTTATGAAGAATATCAGGCTGTTTTGTCGAGGGCGATAGAACTCGGGTTTGAAACGATCTATGCGCAGGATATTGATTCGCAGGAAAGCTATGCTCCTGATTTCACAAATTTTTACCCGTTCGGTGACGGCATCAACCTGCTGATGCGGGATAATATGAAACTGTATGAACCCTGA
- a CDS encoding AMP-binding protein — protein sequence MNIYGFVEENAVTRPGKTAIKTRDRDMSYAELAALTRTLGTNLKKAGIGFGDHVTLVLPNIPEFIVSYLAVAGMGAVIVPVNPSYTSRELLHIIADSDAKALIIEDSNLNTYTAIRDQYPLKTVITTGENGNFKEWVTGSPDPIIEATRRDDVASMVYSSGLTGYPMGAQLTHGNLEHNSSLMEILYNGTDREMSLTVIPCFHSFSASINMLSLLRLGGTVYFMKRLDFKEMAQAINHAGITNISAVPTLFFGLVNHPDAQNITYPDIRFLIAGGSALSKEIYESFKAKTGIEIMHGYGITEASPVCTVNRIYGVNKPESIGPPVYNVEARIIDENGNILAPMQKGEILFKGPNIMKGYYKRPKETADIIKDGWLHTGDLGYLDEDGYVYITGFKKDMIITSGFNVYCREVLSVLDEIPGVKDSAIKGEPDLMRGAVVKAYIVKDDPKLTEDDIKMYARKRLAPYKTPRIVVFVDEIPRDEKGKARFDLLK from the coding sequence ATGAACATATATGGTTTTGTTGAAGAAAACGCCGTAACAAGGCCTGGGAAGACAGCAATAAAGACAAGGGACAGGGATATGTCCTATGCCGAACTGGCAGCCCTGACAAGAACCCTGGGCACGAATCTGAAAAAGGCGGGCATAGGCTTCGGAGATCATGTCACACTGGTGCTTCCCAACATACCCGAGTTCATCGTTTCCTATCTGGCGGTAGCGGGCATGGGAGCGGTGATAGTACCGGTCAATCCTTCGTACACATCGAGAGAACTTCTGCACATCATAGCGGATTCCGACGCCAAGGCGCTCATAATAGAGGACTCGAACCTCAATACATACACTGCCATCAGAGACCAATATCCTTTAAAGACTGTGATCACCACCGGCGAAAACGGCAATTTCAAAGAATGGGTAACCGGCAGTCCGGATCCGATAATTGAGGCTACCCGGAGAGATGATGTGGCCTCGATGGTATATTCTTCCGGTCTCACTGGCTACCCAATGGGCGCCCAGCTTACACACGGCAATCTCGAGCACAACTCTAGTCTCATGGAAATACTCTATAACGGGACCGACAGGGAGATGTCCCTTACCGTTATTCCGTGCTTTCATTCATTCAGCGCCAGTATAAACATGCTGAGCCTTTTAAGGCTCGGCGGCACGGTGTATTTCATGAAAAGGCTGGACTTCAAGGAGATGGCACAGGCAATAAACCATGCAGGGATAACCAACATCAGCGCCGTTCCCACACTCTTCTTTGGTCTTGTAAACCATCCCGATGCCCAGAACATAACCTATCCCGATATCCGTTTCCTCATTGCCGGAGGCTCAGCGCTGTCAAAAGAAATATACGAATCTTTCAAGGCTAAGACCGGTATCGAAATAATGCATGGATACGGCATAACAGAGGCCTCCCCGGTATGCACTGTCAACAGGATATACGGTGTCAACAAGCCCGAGTCGATAGGCCCTCCGGTATATAATGTAGAGGCAAGGATCATCGACGAAAACGGCAATATCCTCGCCCCCATGCAAAAGGGAGAGATTCTCTTCAAAGGGCCCAACATCATGAAGGGCTATTATAAAAGGCCGAAGGAGACCGCCGACATCATAAAAGACGGATGGCTCCACACCGGTGACCTGGGTTATCTGGACGAAGACGGATATGTTTATATCACCGGCTTCAAGAAAGACATGATCATCACCTCCGGGTTCAATGTCTACTGCAGGGAAGTCCTGAGTGTGCTCGACGAAATTCCCGGCGTGAAGGATTCTGCCATAAAAGGTGAACCCGACCTTATGCGGGGGGCCGTGGTGAAGGCGTATATTGTCAAGGATGACCCGAAACTTACCGAGGATGATATTAAGATGTACGCCAGAAAGCGCCTTGCCCCCTACAAAACGCCAAGAATTGTCGTATTTGTTGATGAGATACCCAGGGACGAAAAAGGAAAGGCCAGGTTCGACCTTTTAAAGTGA
- a CDS encoding LPP20 family lipoprotein yields MNIKLFAAVTLLSLILTPFAGFAEDRPGWVLNGRHTSYNQKDYLVGIGIAPATSDSGADIQKADNAARADVAKQIRVSLSEDFSSHEENVSETGYDKKVISGERSKFKITLKNRQWVNITVEGVEIAERYFDQKASLYYSLAVLNKARAAERLSSEAAVGFHDSDKTLKEAEKSINSGNYVDGIIKLITATDLFDRAREDNKIACVLGAQAIKTSSFTNPFAMLLDVAGRIEVKCESGCHQKARIGDPLPENVFVKAVYSSNQAIIPHLPLKLIYPDEKAARGDTFLTSSSGTASIKTGAIKKTGSKNNTIEVVPAWEVLEKYALGKNADSWQDRFSSDGAVISYETRNEASTRIIISSCLKIDGRPAEDTVAIDILKGQLRAAGFIVSTTNDCLESKDIDAISSRINGRAELVAIIDMDAMRSTKSARTVYRAGVSFTCYDMLRKEITASMEGVAVGMANEDREAVDRAIANACSESGKLFVEKIRENLR; encoded by the coding sequence ATGAATATAAAGTTGTTTGCTGCAGTCACATTATTGTCTCTTATATTAACGCCTTTTGCCGGTTTTGCCGAAGACAGGCCCGGCTGGGTGCTTAACGGCAGACATACATCATATAATCAGAAAGATTATCTTGTCGGCATCGGCATCGCCCCAGCAACCAGTGACAGCGGGGCTGATATCCAGAAGGCGGACAATGCAGCAAGGGCTGACGTTGCAAAGCAGATACGCGTAAGTCTTTCGGAGGATTTCTCCTCCCATGAAGAAAATGTGAGCGAAACGGGATATGACAAAAAAGTAATATCTGGAGAACGCTCGAAGTTTAAGATAACCCTTAAAAACCGCCAGTGGGTAAATATTACCGTTGAAGGCGTTGAAATAGCGGAAAGATATTTCGATCAAAAGGCTAGCCTGTACTATTCGCTGGCGGTGCTGAACAAGGCAAGAGCCGCAGAAAGGCTTTCCAGTGAAGCCGCAGTAGGGTTTCACGATTCGGACAAAACACTAAAGGAAGCGGAAAAATCGATAAACAGCGGTAATTATGTAGACGGAATAATAAAACTTATTACCGCAACCGATCTTTTTGACAGGGCCAGAGAGGACAATAAAATCGCATGTGTTCTCGGGGCTCAGGCAATAAAAACATCTTCGTTTACAAATCCCTTTGCGATGCTGCTTGACGTCGCAGGCAGAATAGAGGTCAAGTGTGAAAGCGGATGCCATCAAAAGGCAAGGATAGGTGATCCCCTGCCCGAGAATGTTTTTGTAAAGGCCGTTTATTCTTCTAATCAGGCAATAATCCCACACCTCCCGCTCAAGCTTATCTATCCCGATGAAAAGGCCGCCCGGGGAGACACGTTTTTAACTTCTTCCAGCGGCACCGCTTCCATAAAGACAGGCGCCATCAAAAAAACGGGAAGTAAAAATAATACAATAGAAGTGGTCCCTGCATGGGAAGTTCTTGAAAAATATGCACTTGGGAAAAACGCTGATTCCTGGCAGGACAGGTTTTCCTCTGACGGCGCTGTGATAAGCTATGAGACCAGGAACGAGGCATCAACAAGAATTATCATCTCAAGCTGTCTTAAAATAGACGGCAGACCCGCTGAGGACACCGTTGCCATTGATATTCTGAAAGGCCAGCTGCGAGCAGCAGGATTCATCGTATCCACCACGAATGACTGTCTGGAGTCAAAAGACATCGACGCCATTTCTTCCAGGATCAACGGAAGGGCCGAGCTTGTTGCAATAATCGATATGGATGCAATGAGGTCAACAAAAAGCGCCAGGACGGTTTACAGGGCGGGCGTCTCGTTCACCTGTTACGACATGCTGAGAAAAGAGATAACAGCTTCCATGGAAGGAGTGGCTGTAGGAATGGCAAATGAAGACAGGGAGGCCGTTGACAGGGCGATTGCAAATGCATGCTCGGAGTCCGGAAAACTGTTCGTGGAGAAAATCAGGGAAAACCTGAGATAA
- the iolG gene encoding inositol 2-dehydrogenase, with protein sequence MNIRKFNVAVIGTGRMGAIHIANIMDHMPFVAISGVYDTGPHIAENEIMRKYGLRCFVSDNEIWQDTSIDAIIICSPTTTHLEYIRRSARAGKHIFCEKPIGEDISEIKDALDMVNSAGVTLMTGFNRRFDANFRRAVKAIREGEVGKPQVVKITSRDPHPPTIEFIKTSGGLFFDMSIHDWDMARFLMGDEIESVYATGSNLIDPEIGKLGDIDTAAALLRFSGGGIAVIDNSRQAVYGYDQRIEVFGSKGAVIIGNQPANTACISTADGIRHDPIPYFFINRYMQSYLNELKAFFEALENKGPSPVSGEDGLAAVIIARAALLSLKENRPVSPNEVESS encoded by the coding sequence ATGAATATACGAAAATTTAATGTAGCGGTAATCGGCACCGGACGTATGGGTGCAATTCATATTGCCAACATCATGGATCATATGCCTTTTGTTGCAATCAGCGGCGTTTATGACACGGGTCCGCATATTGCCGAAAACGAGATTATGCGAAAGTACGGGCTACGCTGTTTCGTCTCTGATAATGAAATCTGGCAGGACACTTCAATCGATGCGATTATTATCTGTTCCCCAACCACAACCCATCTGGAATACATTCGAAGAAGCGCCCGGGCAGGCAAGCATATTTTTTGCGAAAAGCCGATAGGAGAGGATATCTCTGAAATCAAGGATGCACTTGATATGGTCAACTCGGCAGGCGTTACACTGATGACAGGATTCAACCGCCGCTTCGACGCAAATTTCCGGCGTGCCGTAAAAGCCATCCGGGAAGGCGAAGTCGGAAAACCCCAGGTGGTAAAGATAACCTCCCGCGATCCGCATCCGCCGACAATAGAATTCATCAAAACCTCCGGCGGTCTTTTTTTCGACATGAGCATCCATGACTGGGACATGGCACGGTTCCTCATGGGAGATGAGATCGAATCGGTATATGCCACAGGCTCGAATCTCATTGACCCGGAAATCGGAAAGCTTGGAGATATCGATACTGCCGCAGCGTTGTTGCGTTTTTCAGGCGGAGGCATCGCCGTCATAGATAATTCCCGCCAGGCCGTCTACGGATATGATCAGCGAATAGAGGTGTTCGGCTCCAAAGGTGCTGTCATTATCGGCAACCAGCCTGCAAACACGGCGTGCATAAGTACGGCGGACGGCATCAGGCATGATCCCATCCCTTACTTTTTCATAAACCGGTACATGCAGTCATATCTGAATGAACTGAAGGCTTTTTTTGAAGCCCTCGAAAATAAAGGCCCGTCGCCGGTGTCTGGCGAAGACGGGCTTGCGGCAGTAATAATTGCACGAGCTGCGCTTTTGTCTCTCAAGGAGAACCGTCCGGTTTCACCGAATGAGGTCGAATCGTCATGA
- a CDS encoding LacI family DNA-binding transcriptional regulator: MNATIKDIARRLDISYATVSRALNGRYGVHPKTKENILKMAQEMNYHPNAIARGLVKQHTETIGLVIPDITNPFFPEVARGIEDRAEEQGYSVFLCNTNWEQEREARYLSLLREKRVDGIILAPVSDKSPLDWKFDDRALPLVFVSEVRRGMGKSYVAIDNIHGGYIATRYLINKGYKRIGFFGAAEDELTSEERYQGYARALKEAGLREYKKFVRFGDYGSNTGNRLITDMIRKKDYPDAVFAVNDLFALSVMQGILGSGLRIPGDIAVIGFDDIPLASFPEIMLTTVAQPKYQMGRIAADLLLEQIQEKPGAAKKEVILETELIERGTA; encoded by the coding sequence ATGAACGCGACCATTAAAGACATCGCCCGAAGACTTGATATATCCTACGCAACCGTTTCCAGGGCGCTTAACGGCCGCTATGGAGTACATCCGAAAACGAAGGAAAATATCCTCAAGATGGCGCAGGAGATGAACTATCATCCAAATGCGATCGCCCGCGGGCTGGTCAAACAACACACGGAAACCATCGGCCTCGTGATCCCGGATATAACCAATCCTTTTTTCCCGGAAGTGGCCCGAGGAATAGAGGACAGGGCGGAAGAACAAGGCTACAGCGTTTTTCTCTGCAACACCAACTGGGAGCAGGAACGCGAAGCACGGTACCTGTCCCTTTTGAGGGAAAAGCGAGTTGACGGCATAATCCTTGCCCCTGTGTCCGACAAATCACCTTTGGACTGGAAGTTTGACGACAGAGCACTGCCGCTCGTATTCGTCAGCGAAGTCCGTCGCGGCATGGGCAAAAGCTATGTTGCCATAGACAATATCCACGGAGGATACATCGCAACAAGGTATCTTATAAATAAAGGATATAAACGAATAGGCTTTTTCGGCGCTGCGGAAGATGAGCTTACCAGTGAAGAGCGCTACCAGGGATATGCCAGGGCTTTGAAAGAAGCCGGCCTCAGGGAATACAAGAAATTCGTCAGGTTCGGGGATTACGGCTCCAACACGGGAAACCGGCTTATAACCGACATGATAAGGAAAAAAGACTATCCCGATGCGGTATTCGCGGTCAACGACCTCTTTGCCCTCAGCGTCATGCAGGGAATTTTGGGCTCAGGGCTACGCATTCCAGGAGATATTGCGGTAATAGGTTTCGACGACATACCTTTGGCCTCTTTTCCAGAAATTATGCTCACGACCGTGGCCCAGCCGAAATACCAGATGGGCAGGATCGCGGCGGATCTGCTTTTGGAGCAGATACAGGAAAAACCAGGCGCGGCAAAAAAGGAGGTCATCCTTGAAACGGAACTCATCGAAAGGGGAACGGCATGA
- a CDS encoding polysaccharide deacetylase family protein — MIKLTSEILGYGPDARLLIINIDDFGFSHTANVSAIHTMRHGLASSLTVMVPCPWGLHGLKLLKENPDIPFGVHLTAMSEHELFRWGPVCPQEEVPSLVVDRGFFPTEDERDDFIARVSVKDLEKEFRKQIEIVLQSGLTPNHLDSHCNIHDSREDIFDMTVGLAREYGLALRVHEPGFIRKLKEEGLAVIDHPDVDSFRLPTDGKDALYEKMLRELPVGLSEWAIHPASVTDELKSITDEWPVRDADYRFFNSERAKQVVREEGIKVITYKELQKFWKQ, encoded by the coding sequence ATGATAAAACTCACCAGTGAAATACTAGGATACGGACCTGACGCAAGGCTTCTTATAATCAACATAGACGACTTCGGATTTTCTCATACGGCCAATGTTTCGGCAATACATACGATGAGGCATGGTCTGGCAAGCTCGCTTACGGTAATGGTCCCCTGCCCTTGGGGACTTCACGGACTGAAGCTCCTTAAGGAAAATCCTGACATTCCCTTTGGTGTTCACCTGACTGCCATGAGCGAACATGAACTCTTCAGATGGGGACCGGTGTGCCCGCAAGAAGAAGTTCCGAGCCTTGTGGTCGATCGCGGATTCTTTCCAACAGAAGATGAGAGAGACGACTTCATCGCAAGGGTAAGCGTCAAAGACCTTGAAAAGGAATTCCGGAAACAGATCGAAATCGTGCTGCAATCAGGACTTACCCCCAACCACCTGGACAGCCACTGCAACATCCACGACAGCAGGGAGGATATCTTCGATATGACGGTGGGGCTGGCCAGAGAATACGGCCTGGCCTTAAGGGTCCATGAACCAGGCTTCATAAGAAAACTTAAAGAAGAGGGGCTCGCCGTTATCGACCACCCGGATGTGGACAGCTTCAGGTTGCCGACCGATGGAAAGGATGCGCTGTACGAAAAGATGCTCAGGGAACTGCCGGTCGGGCTTTCAGAATGGGCAATCCATCCTGCAAGCGTTACCGACGAGCTTAAAAGCATAACCGACGAATGGCCGGTGCGCGACGCCGATTACCGCTTCTTCAATTCCGAACGCGCCAAACAGGTAGTTCGAGAGGAAGGAATAAAGGTTATTACTTACAAGGAACTGCAGAAGTTCTGGAAACAATAG